From a region of the Alosa sapidissima isolate fAloSap1 chromosome 9, fAloSap1.pri, whole genome shotgun sequence genome:
- the LOC121718099 gene encoding uncharacterized protein LOC121718099: MSSNVDVESLQPTVRNSNKCVHLSLACLAFAVIVTWIGGAAVVVLAWNKMDMLNSIQPSGTGHHGATQYALAEADKFKSRHFTYLRASQDKIDVGTMKWDAIDIGNGSSIGANFDYDSVQRMLTVKREGSYFIYLNLNFTNVDLGCDRNSTVQVTLKSKGRVLLSCEVKLKDCPTVTERCWDVVKHLDRDSRISGDISVHGEKLSGWKLVSNDSGFGMFVVDSL; the protein is encoded by the exons ATGTCATCGAACGTGGACGTGGAGAGTCTTCAGCCCACGGTGCGCAACAGCAACAAGTGTGTACAcctctcgctggcgtgtttgGCGTTCGCTGTGATTGTGACCTGGATTGGTGGAGCTGCAGTGGTCGTGCTCGCGTGGAATAAGATGGACATGTTAAATTCAATCCAACCGTCGGGGACAGGGCATCACGGCGCTACCCAGTACGCTCTCGCTGAAGCTGATAAGTTTAAG tcGAGACACTTCACCTACTTGAGAGCTTCCCAAG ACAAAATCGATGTTGGGACTATGAAATGGGACGCGATTGACATCGGCAACGGCTCTTCCATTGGTGCTAATTTTGACTATGACAGTGTTCAACGCATGCTGACGGTGAAGCGCGAAGGGAGCTATTTCATCTACTTGAACCTTAATTTCACTAACGTAGACTTGGGCTGTGACAGGAATAGTACGGTGCAAGTAACGCTCAAGTCCAAGGGCCGCGTGCTGCTCTCGTGCGAGGTAAAACTGAAAGACTGCCCTACTGTGACAGAGAGATGCTGGGATGTGGTTAAGCATCTGGATCGTGATAGCCGCATCAGTGGCGATATCTCCGTGCACGGGGAAAAGCTGTCCGGTTGGAAGCTGGTAAGCAACGACTCGGGTTTCGGGATGTTCGTCGTGGACAGCCTGTGA